The following coding sequences lie in one Myxococcus xanthus genomic window:
- a CDS encoding MATE family efflux transporter, whose translation MSTAVLPTSSVNSPRTELRALARLAVPIAIAQGGQALMGLVDTLVVGRAGTSALAAVGLGNGLYFAVSSFGMGLMMGFDPMISQAIGARQFTRARALLWQGAWMAFCAGVMLATLMALAPRLLPLAGISETEAAGASQYLMWRAPGMPMMLMFLTMRSYLQATAFTRPLVIATVVANIFNLLGNLVLVFGGANLPAWFGPLRSVPALGVAGSAMATSASIGIELLIAVLFIRSRKVEGARASRLPVWADLSRAIRLGLPIGLHICAEVGVFALAGVLAAGLGPASVGAHQIAISFASVSFTVAMGIGNAGSVRVGWAVGAHNTPQARLSGFMALAGGAGFMALSGLVFALFPHTLAKLAGAPADVLPLLIPLLMVSAIFQVFDGAQGVGAGVLRGAGDTRFTFLANMVGHYAIGLPVTLLLAFKLGLGVVGIWWGLCAGLISVAVALVWRFNRMSAGTLRPVEA comes from the coding sequence ATGTCCACCGCCGTGTTGCCAACGTCCTCCGTGAATTCTCCCCGCACCGAGCTCCGGGCGCTGGCCCGGCTTGCGGTTCCCATCGCCATCGCCCAGGGCGGGCAGGCGCTCATGGGGTTGGTGGATACGCTGGTGGTGGGCCGCGCGGGGACATCCGCGCTGGCGGCGGTGGGCCTGGGCAACGGCCTCTACTTCGCGGTCAGCTCCTTCGGCATGGGCTTGATGATGGGGTTCGACCCCATGATTTCCCAGGCCATTGGCGCACGGCAGTTCACCCGGGCGCGGGCGCTGTTGTGGCAGGGCGCGTGGATGGCGTTCTGCGCGGGGGTGATGCTGGCCACGCTGATGGCGCTGGCGCCGCGGCTGCTGCCGCTGGCGGGCATCAGTGAGACGGAGGCCGCGGGAGCCAGCCAGTACCTGATGTGGCGCGCACCCGGCATGCCGATGATGCTGATGTTCCTCACCATGCGCTCCTATCTCCAGGCCACCGCCTTCACGCGGCCGCTGGTGATCGCGACGGTGGTGGCCAACATCTTCAACCTGCTGGGCAACCTGGTGCTCGTCTTCGGTGGCGCCAATCTGCCGGCCTGGTTCGGCCCGCTGCGGTCGGTGCCGGCGCTGGGTGTGGCGGGCTCCGCGATGGCGACGTCGGCGAGCATCGGCATCGAGCTCCTCATCGCGGTGCTGTTCATTCGCAGCCGGAAGGTGGAAGGGGCGCGTGCCAGTCGTCTGCCGGTGTGGGCGGACCTCTCGCGCGCCATCCGGCTGGGCCTCCCCATTGGTCTGCACATCTGCGCGGAGGTCGGCGTGTTCGCGCTGGCGGGCGTGCTGGCGGCGGGGCTGGGGCCGGCGAGCGTGGGCGCGCACCAGATTGCCATCTCCTTCGCGAGCGTCTCCTTCACCGTGGCCATGGGCATTGGCAACGCGGGCAGCGTGCGGGTGGGCTGGGCGGTGGGCGCGCACAACACGCCGCAGGCGCGGCTCAGCGGCTTCATGGCCCTGGCGGGCGGCGCGGGCTTCATGGCGCTGAGCGGCCTGGTGTTCGCGCTGTTCCCTCACACGCTGGCGAAGCTGGCGGGGGCGCCCGCGGACGTGCTGCCGCTCCTGATTCCGCTGCTGATGGTGAGCGCCATCTTCCAGGTGTTCGACGGGGCGCAGGGCGTGGGCGCGGGCGTGCTGCGCGGCGCGGGCGACACGCGCTTCACCTTCCTGGCGAACATGGTGGGGCACTACGCCATTGGTCTGCCGGTGACGCTGCTGCTGGCCTTCAAGCTGGGCCTGGGCGTGGTGGGCATCTGGTGGGGCCTGTGCGCGGGCCTCATCAGCGTGGCGGTGGCGCTGGTGTGGCGCTTCAACCGGATGAGCGCGGGCACGCTGCGTCCGGTCGAAGCGTAG
- a CDS encoding esterase family protein has translation MNREYHRWYSERLHRDMELLIFGHSGEPVLLLPTSKGRFFQAEDFGLIGAIADRVQSGRYIVVCPDSVDEESWFNTAIHPADRVRRHQQWEEYLLHEVVPLLKSRSTGGRLTLAGCSFGGFHAYNVGLRHPHVFRRLLSMGGKFETNEFLDGHHDADVYFHSCTEWLPNLTDPAQLSALQRVEMVLAVGEHDFCRPSNEHLSNLLWKKDIGNHLAVWQGGTHDWPVWRQMIQQYLPW, from the coding sequence ATGAACCGCGAATACCACCGCTGGTACAGCGAGCGACTGCACCGCGACATGGAGCTGCTCATCTTCGGCCACTCGGGCGAGCCGGTGCTCCTGCTGCCGACCAGCAAGGGCCGCTTCTTCCAGGCCGAGGACTTCGGCCTCATCGGCGCCATCGCCGACCGCGTCCAGTCCGGCCGGTACATCGTGGTGTGCCCGGACTCAGTGGACGAGGAGTCCTGGTTCAACACCGCCATCCACCCGGCGGACCGCGTCCGGCGCCACCAGCAGTGGGAGGAGTACCTCCTCCACGAGGTGGTGCCCCTGCTCAAGAGCCGCAGCACCGGCGGGCGCCTCACCCTGGCCGGGTGCAGCTTCGGCGGCTTCCACGCGTACAACGTCGGCCTGCGGCACCCGCACGTCTTCCGGCGCCTGCTGTCCATGGGCGGCAAGTTCGAGACGAACGAGTTCCTCGACGGACACCACGACGCGGACGTCTACTTCCATTCGTGCACAGAGTGGCTGCCGAACCTCACGGACCCCGCGCAGCTCTCCGCCCTCCAGCGTGTGGAGATGGTGCTGGCGGTGGGGGAGCACGACTTCTGCCGCCCCTCCAACGAGCACCTCTCCAACCTGCTTTGGAAGAAGGACATCGGCAACCACCTGGCCGTGTGGCAGGGCGGCACGCACGACTGGCCCGTGTGGCGGCAGATGATTCAGCAGTACCTGCCCTGGTAG
- a CDS encoding CRISPR-associated endonuclease Cas3'', whose product MKKDLGLPEQPAVPRVVTAEPLAHVAEDGRAHLLREHLEAVGQWAAMLAPREDLRAPALVTGRWHDLGKYTRDFQIRIRKENGFEAHLEKEGALERDHSTAGALWSLSRDRHLMPLAFAIAGHHSGLPDASNLRNRVGRTEKQALLSDARARCDAPALLDGPLGFSPEALDKLEPRQVELWTRMLFSVLCDADFLDTEAFFDANRSAAREVPVSLSQLAERLRGFLREKQRRAPDTEVNRVRREVLTAAVEAAVQRPGVFSLTVPTGGGKTLTSMAFALEHARTQGLQRVIVAIPYTSIIEQSAEAYRQAFQGLEHAVIEHHSAVDPDRETPLNRVASENWDAPIIVTTTVQLLESLFARRPSACRKLHRVARSVIVLDEAQTLPASLLEPILDGLGALVRDYGCSVVICTATQPALGRRPDFQEGLPEVREIVPASVRAFERLRRVRVRWPSSGRKLPYAELADAVAAERDVLAVVHLRADARRLCELVDERLGHEETLHLSALMCPEHRSQVLADIKARKRRREPVRLVATQLVEAGVDLDFGVVYRGLGGLDALAQAAGRCNREGLMEGLGELRVYEPETQPPRGVPRAAQDVTRGLLEQSPDLDLFAPESFQRYFARLYATRHRDEKGIQALRAKFQFEEVSKAFKLVEDDWSASVVVPYVGHAPLVNALRERGPSRERLRALQRFTVTVPRKLRDDWLARELARLAAETVAYLGPEHTSAYHKRFGLLPDHVGIFDPSFLIPA is encoded by the coding sequence ATGAAGAAGGACCTCGGGCTTCCGGAGCAGCCCGCCGTGCCACGCGTGGTCACGGCGGAGCCATTGGCTCACGTTGCAGAAGACGGCCGGGCTCATCTGCTGCGCGAGCACTTGGAGGCCGTGGGGCAGTGGGCCGCGATGCTGGCGCCGCGAGAGGATTTGCGTGCGCCGGCCCTGGTCACCGGGCGCTGGCATGACCTGGGCAAGTACACCCGGGACTTCCAGATACGCATCCGCAAGGAGAACGGCTTCGAGGCTCACTTGGAGAAAGAGGGGGCGCTGGAGCGAGACCACTCGACGGCCGGTGCGCTCTGGTCGCTGAGCCGGGACCGGCATCTGATGCCGCTGGCATTCGCGATAGCCGGGCACCACTCAGGCTTGCCCGACGCGTCGAACCTCCGGAACCGCGTGGGGCGCACGGAGAAGCAGGCGTTGCTCTCCGATGCGCGGGCTCGTTGTGACGCACCCGCTTTGCTGGACGGACCGTTGGGCTTCTCTCCGGAGGCGCTCGACAAGCTCGAACCACGGCAAGTGGAGCTCTGGACGCGGATGCTCTTCTCCGTCCTCTGTGACGCGGACTTCCTGGACACCGAAGCCTTCTTCGATGCGAACAGGAGCGCGGCCCGCGAGGTGCCGGTGTCGTTGTCGCAGCTCGCCGAGCGTCTCCGCGGCTTCCTGCGGGAGAAGCAGCGTAGGGCCCCGGACACGGAGGTGAACCGGGTGCGCCGCGAGGTGCTCACCGCCGCCGTGGAGGCCGCGGTGCAGCGCCCCGGTGTCTTCAGCCTCACGGTACCCACGGGGGGAGGGAAGACGCTGACGTCCATGGCCTTCGCGCTCGAACATGCGCGGACGCAGGGGCTTCAGCGCGTCATCGTCGCCATCCCCTACACCTCCATCATCGAGCAGAGCGCGGAGGCGTACCGCCAGGCCTTCCAGGGGCTGGAGCACGCCGTCATCGAGCACCACTCCGCTGTCGACCCGGACCGGGAGACGCCGCTCAACCGCGTGGCCAGTGAGAACTGGGACGCGCCCATCATCGTTACCACCACGGTGCAGCTTCTGGAGAGCCTCTTCGCCCGCCGCCCGTCGGCGTGCCGCAAGCTGCACCGCGTGGCCCGGAGCGTCATCGTGCTCGACGAGGCACAGACGCTGCCCGCCTCGCTCCTGGAGCCCATCCTGGATGGCTTGGGCGCGTTGGTGAGGGACTACGGCTGCTCCGTGGTCATCTGTACCGCCACGCAGCCGGCGCTGGGACGCCGCCCGGACTTCCAGGAGGGCCTGCCGGAGGTGCGTGAAATCGTCCCGGCCTCGGTGCGCGCCTTCGAGCGGCTACGCCGTGTGCGCGTGCGCTGGCCCTCGTCAGGGCGGAAGCTCCCCTATGCCGAGCTGGCCGACGCCGTGGCGGCCGAGCGGGACGTGCTCGCGGTGGTCCACTTGCGGGCCGACGCGCGGCGGCTCTGCGAACTCGTGGATGAACGGCTGGGGCATGAAGAGACGCTGCACCTGTCCGCGTTGATGTGCCCGGAGCATCGCTCCCAGGTGCTCGCGGACATCAAGGCCCGAAAACGAAGAAGGGAGCCTGTGCGGTTGGTGGCCACCCAACTCGTCGAGGCGGGCGTGGACCTGGACTTCGGCGTCGTCTACCGAGGACTGGGAGGCCTGGACGCGCTGGCTCAGGCCGCTGGCCGGTGCAACCGGGAGGGGCTGATGGAGGGCCTGGGCGAGCTGCGCGTCTATGAGCCTGAGACGCAGCCACCCAGGGGCGTTCCTCGCGCCGCCCAGGACGTCACACGCGGCCTGCTGGAGCAGTCACCGGACCTGGACTTGTTCGCGCCCGAGAGCTTCCAGCGCTACTTCGCCAGGCTCTACGCCACGCGCCACCGGGATGAGAAGGGTATTCAGGCGCTGCGCGCGAAGTTCCAGTTCGAAGAGGTGTCCAAGGCGTTCAAGCTCGTCGAGGACGACTGGAGCGCTTCGGTGGTGGTGCCCTACGTGGGCCATGCGCCGCTGGTGAATGCGCTGCGTGAGCGAGGCCCTTCGCGAGAGCGGCTGCGCGCGCTGCAACGCTTCACGGTGACGGTGCCCCGCAAGCTCCGGGACGACTGGCTGGCGCGCGAGCTGGCGCGGCTCGCTGCCGAGACGGTGGCGTACCTGGGGCCGGAGCACACGTCCGCGTACCACAAGCGCTTCGGCCTGCTTCCGGACCACGTCGGCATCTTCGACCCGTCCTTCCTCATTCCCGCTTGA
- the cas5c gene encoding type I-C CRISPR-associated protein Cas5c produces the protein MTSTPGRSFRVRARGPVACFTRPEMKAERVSYEVMTPSAARGVLEAILWKPAIRWHVHEIAVLAPVRWTSFRRNEVNSRATVGKFDYAADEDRAQRNTVALRDVDYVITASFALVPGKAGPDDNVRKFEDMFERRLERGQFFHAPYLGCREFAARVEPAEDVLLPHESGQGRRPLGLMFYDFVFDIPGEPVRPEFFQAFLEDGVLRVPPRAQVLGGGVP, from the coding sequence ATGACATCAACGCCAGGCAGAAGTTTTCGCGTGAGGGCGCGGGGACCCGTGGCCTGTTTCACGCGGCCCGAGATGAAGGCCGAGCGCGTCAGCTACGAGGTGATGACGCCCTCAGCGGCACGTGGGGTGCTGGAGGCCATCCTGTGGAAGCCGGCCATTCGTTGGCACGTCCACGAAATCGCCGTGCTCGCGCCGGTGCGGTGGACCAGCTTCCGCCGTAACGAGGTCAACAGCCGGGCCACTGTGGGGAAGTTCGACTACGCGGCGGACGAGGACCGGGCCCAGCGCAACACGGTGGCGCTGCGAGACGTGGACTACGTCATCACCGCGTCCTTCGCCCTGGTGCCGGGCAAGGCGGGGCCCGATGACAACGTGCGCAAGTTCGAGGACATGTTCGAGCGGCGTCTGGAGCGAGGCCAGTTCTTCCATGCGCCCTACCTGGGATGCCGTGAGTTCGCGGCGCGCGTCGAGCCCGCGGAGGACGTCCTGTTGCCGCATGAGTCAGGCCAGGGGCGGAGGCCGCTGGGCCTCATGTTCTACGACTTCGTCTTCGACATTCCTGGAGAGCCGGTGCGCCCTGAGTTCTTCCAGGCGTTCCTGGAGGACGGCGTGCTGCGTGTGCCGCCTCGGGCGCAGGTGCTGGGGGGAGGCGTTCCATGA